A stretch of Paenibacillus antri DNA encodes these proteins:
- the flgM gene encoding flagellar biosynthesis anti-sigma factor FlgM, with product MKINEPGRLSSIQAYRAGLQAKEAKAAAGKGAQKDNVVISAEAKELLEAQRVGGTERAERVEALKQSVQAGTYHISAERLAEKLLPYLK from the coding sequence ATGAAAATTAACGAACCGGGCAGATTGTCCTCCATTCAAGCGTACCGAGCGGGACTTCAAGCCAAGGAAGCCAAGGCTGCGGCCGGCAAGGGCGCGCAGAAGGATAACGTGGTCATCTCCGCGGAAGCGAAGGAGCTGCTCGAAGCGCAGCGCGTCGGCGGAACGGAACGAGCGGAGCGGGTCGAGGCGCTGAAGCAGTCGGTGCAGGCCGGCACGTATCATATAAGCGCGGAGCGTTTGGCGGAGAAGCTGCTCCCTTATTTGAAATAA
- a CDS encoding ComF family protein: protein MNAAGWWGRLRGLLEGGLGAADDGCLWCGGVRRGGGAATRLRRICGACAAEVPWIEQVQCAACGRGEPCPDCVRRETSFIVANRSAVQYTPFMKEWLARYKYRGSEKLAPMFGEMASYAYGKLRETWGDVARGVTVRTILTFVPLSERRLEERGFNQAETMARYVASRYRVPVVPVLVRTRHTEKQSYKSRRERLESLERAFALREDGALELQRLLAEGPLRVVVVDDVYTTGSTMQRCGEAIASAAADGAGALRVYGLTWAR from the coding sequence ATGAATGCAGCAGGTTGGTGGGGACGGCTTCGCGGTTTGCTCGAAGGCGGGTTGGGCGCGGCGGACGACGGCTGCTTGTGGTGCGGCGGAGTGCGGCGAGGCGGGGGTGCCGCTACCCGGCTCCGGCGGATTTGCGGCGCGTGCGCGGCCGAGGTGCCCTGGATCGAGCAGGTGCAATGCGCCGCGTGCGGACGCGGGGAGCCTTGTCCGGATTGCGTCCGCCGGGAGACGAGCTTTATCGTCGCGAACCGCAGCGCGGTGCAGTATACGCCTTTTATGAAGGAATGGCTGGCAAGGTACAAGTATAGGGGATCTGAAAAGCTGGCCCCGATGTTCGGCGAGATGGCGAGTTATGCGTATGGGAAGCTGCGGGAAACGTGGGGGGACGTGGCGCGCGGCGTGACTGTGCGAACGATATTGACCTTCGTTCCGCTCAGCGAAAGACGGTTGGAGGAGCGCGGCTTCAACCAAGCCGAGACGATGGCTCGATACGTGGCGAGCCGGTATCGCGTGCCGGTCGTGCCGGTGCTAGTGCGAACGCGTCATACGGAGAAGCAAAGCTACAAGAGCCGGAGGGAGCGCTTGGAGAGCTTGGAGCGCGCGTTCGCGCTCCGGGAGGACGGCGCTCTGGAGCTGCAGCGACTTCTGGCCGAAGGCCCGCTGCGCGTCGTCGTCGTGGACGACGTGTATACGACGGGAAGCACGATGCAGCGGTGCGGGGAGGCGATCGCGTCCGCAGCCGCTGACGGCGCGGGAGCTTTGCGCGTCTACGGATTGACATGGGCGCGGTAA
- a CDS encoding sensor histidine kinase yields the protein MNVEVDAIERVLKNATEALESSKYHIYEIGEAARQEQQALAAELQRVMEELSETIQAVDKLEEQYRRARVRLVEVSRDFKRYGEKDIRDAYENATQLQLSLTVSREKESNLKAKRDDLQKRIRSIDRTIERAEALFSQMNVVLEYLSGDLGQVTRILESAKNRQLLGLKIILAQEEERRRIAREIHDGPAQSMANLILRTDIAERMLAKGELGVVKEELADLKQNVRTELEEVRKIIFNLRPMTLDDLGLVPTIRKLTQDYEEKTRIRTKFELRGRERRLTSGMEVALFRLVQESLTNVAKHADATHVTVEMAFLSDGAVRVVIADNGVGFDVARWQSKVASGGGASFGLVGMKERVELLEGNFDIESNVNAGTKITIEVPLGDGTKEDVNHG from the coding sequence AACGTTGAGGTCGATGCGATCGAACGCGTCCTAAAGAACGCAACCGAAGCGCTGGAGAGCAGCAAATATCATATTTACGAAATCGGCGAGGCGGCGCGACAGGAGCAGCAGGCGCTCGCGGCGGAGCTTCAACGGGTCATGGAAGAGCTGAGCGAGACGATCCAAGCGGTCGACAAGCTCGAAGAGCAATATCGGCGGGCGCGCGTGCGTCTCGTCGAGGTGAGCCGGGATTTCAAGCGGTACGGCGAAAAGGACATCCGCGATGCGTACGAGAACGCGACGCAGCTGCAGCTGAGCCTCACCGTAAGCCGGGAGAAGGAGTCGAATCTGAAGGCGAAGCGGGACGATCTGCAGAAGCGGATCCGCAGCATCGACCGGACGATCGAACGGGCGGAGGCGCTCTTTTCCCAAATGAACGTCGTGCTCGAATACTTGTCCGGCGATCTCGGGCAGGTGACGCGCATTCTCGAATCCGCGAAAAACCGGCAGCTGCTGGGTCTCAAGATCATCCTCGCGCAGGAAGAGGAGCGCCGCCGCATCGCGCGGGAAATTCACGACGGGCCGGCGCAGTCGATGGCGAATCTTATTCTGCGAACCGACATCGCGGAGCGGATGCTCGCGAAGGGCGAGCTCGGCGTCGTGAAGGAGGAGTTGGCGGATCTGAAGCAGAATGTCCGGACGGAGCTGGAAGAGGTTCGCAAGATTATCTTCAATCTGCGTCCGATGACGTTAGACGACCTCGGCCTCGTACCGACGATTCGCAAGCTGACGCAAGATTACGAGGAGAAGACGAGAATTCGGACGAAGTTCGAGCTTCGCGGCCGGGAACGGCGTCTGACGTCCGGCATGGAGGTCGCGTTGTTCCGGCTCGTGCAGGAATCGCTGACGAACGTCGCGAAGCACGCGGACGCGACGCACGTCACGGTCGAGATGGCGTTCCTCTCGGACGGTGCGGTGCGGGTCGTCATCGCCGACAACGGCGTAGGTTTCGACGTCGCTCGTTGGCAATCGAAGGTTGCTTCGGGCGGAGGCGCCAGCTTCGGTCTCGTCGGTATGAAGGAGCGCGTAGAGCTGTTGGAAGGAAATTTCGATATCGAATCGAATGTTAATGCAGGAACGAAAATTACGATCGAAGTCCCGTTAGGCGACGGAACGAAGGAGGATGTGAATCATGGCTGA
- a CDS encoding flagellar protein, protein MTLNVTNCPKCGRLMQKGIRSVCPNCHQEIEAQYEKCLKYLRENRKCTLGELSEATGVTTGLITKFIREGRISIAEFENMSYQCEVCGGSIRDGNLCESCRSRLVKDVKGIQEDERRQAQQQVNQRTGFLKDKR, encoded by the coding sequence ATGACATTAAACGTGACGAATTGCCCGAAGTGCGGTCGCCTGATGCAAAAAGGCATTCGGTCCGTATGCCCCAACTGCCATCAAGAAATAGAAGCCCAATACGAGAAATGCTTGAAATATTTGCGGGAAAACCGCAAATGCACGTTAGGCGAGTTGAGCGAGGCGACCGGGGTGACGACGGGGCTAATCACGAAGTTTATCCGCGAGGGCCGCATCTCGATCGCGGAGTTCGAAAATATGTCCTATCAATGCGAGGTTTGCGGAGGCTCAATCCGCGATGGGAATCTTTGCGAATCTTGCCGCAGTCGACTAGTAAAAGACGTTAAGGGCATTCAGGAAGACGAACGACGTCAGGCCCAACAGCAAGTGAATCAAAGGACGGGTTTTTTGAAAGACAAGAGGTAA
- the csrA gene encoding carbon storage regulator CsrA, with protein sequence MLVLTRKKGETVMIGDDIEIVVLGGEGDTVKIGIRAPKHVNIFRKEVYLSIQESNREASKLPTVAPGQLSALFQKQRPKT encoded by the coding sequence ATGCTGGTACTCACCCGTAAGAAGGGCGAAACCGTGATGATCGGCGACGACATTGAGATCGTCGTGCTTGGCGGCGAAGGCGATACGGTGAAGATCGGCATCCGAGCGCCGAAGCATGTGAACATTTTCCGTAAGGAAGTGTACTTGTCGATCCAGGAATCCAACCGCGAGGCATCGAAGCTACCGACGGTCGCTCCGGGGCAGCTAAGCGCACTGTTTCAAAAGCAACGCCCTAAAACATAA
- the flgL gene encoding flagellar hook-associated protein FlgL → MPSRVTQSMLNTQFMRNLNNNLNRMEKLQEQMSSGRRINKPSDDPVGISFSMRYRSELESNDQYQRNVDSALSWLSYADETLGQAGNVMQRARELAVQGATGTNPQEALDTIAMEIDQLSEQMLSIANSKFNGKYVFNGELTDVQPYYDYNAGSASPDSGSINFEIGIGVKIPVNVSGKDIFGQPDADDNIFIALKDLSRKLKSGDIKGVSESIGKLDQRMDAFLAVRADIGAKTNRIELAEDRLQDININLSSLKSKTEDADMAAVITNLKMDENVYQASLSAGSRLIQPSLIDFLR, encoded by the coding sequence ATGCCTAGCCGCGTGACCCAGAGTATGCTGAATACGCAGTTTATGAGGAATTTAAATAATAACTTGAACCGCATGGAGAAGCTGCAGGAGCAGATGTCTTCAGGCCGGCGCATCAATAAACCGTCCGATGATCCGGTGGGCATCAGCTTCTCGATGCGTTACCGGAGCGAGCTCGAGTCGAACGATCAATACCAGCGCAACGTCGATTCCGCTTTGTCTTGGTTGTCCTATGCGGACGAGACGTTGGGACAGGCGGGCAACGTCATGCAGCGCGCTCGCGAACTGGCGGTTCAAGGCGCGACCGGCACGAATCCGCAAGAGGCGCTGGACACGATCGCGATGGAAATCGATCAATTGTCCGAGCAGATGCTCAGCATCGCGAACAGCAAGTTTAACGGCAAGTATGTGTTTAACGGTGAATTGACGGACGTACAGCCGTACTATGACTACAATGCCGGTTCGGCAAGTCCGGATTCCGGGTCGATCAACTTCGAAATCGGCATCGGCGTGAAGATACCGGTGAACGTATCGGGCAAGGACATCTTCGGGCAACCGGATGCGGACGACAACATCTTTATTGCGTTGAAGGATTTAAGCCGAAAACTGAAAAGCGGGGATATCAAAGGGGTCAGCGAGTCCATCGGCAAGCTGGATCAGCGGATGGACGCTTTCTTAGCCGTTCGCGCGGACATCGGCGCCAAGACAAACCGGATCGAATTGGCAGAAGATCGCCTTCAAGACATTAATATCAACTTGTCCAGCTTAAAGTCGAAGACGGAGGACGCCGACATGGCGGCCGTCATTACAAACTTGAAGATGGACGAAAATGTGTATCAAGCCTCCTTGTCCGCGGGTTCAAGGTTGATTCAACCGAGCTTGATCGACTTCTTAAGATAG
- a CDS encoding DUF6470 family protein — protein sequence MIPRQLPIVQIRQTFAKIGIDADLGKQSIEQPRPTYEMQYQRPVQSMELPDGQLTINSQRAWDALGRGGHLETMSRIYSQGQQIALETIGKIAEEGDQLAAIHKGGNAIAALAQDIRLEFGQYRFEGPAGFDNVDISYQAGKANIEVQDGKIHVNARVNPPVHEYTRGKLDIYMQQYNKVEFTPPPPQIDVTV from the coding sequence ATGATTCCTAGGCAGCTCCCCATTGTCCAAATCCGGCAAACCTTCGCGAAGATCGGAATCGATGCGGATCTGGGGAAGCAAAGCATCGAGCAGCCGCGCCCTACGTACGAGATGCAGTATCAGCGACCCGTACAGTCGATGGAGCTGCCGGACGGCCAATTAACGATAAACTCGCAACGAGCGTGGGACGCGTTGGGGCGAGGCGGACATTTGGAGACCATGTCGCGCATTTATTCCCAAGGGCAGCAAATCGCTCTGGAGACGATCGGGAAAATCGCGGAAGAAGGCGACCAACTGGCGGCCATTCATAAGGGCGGTAATGCGATCGCTGCATTGGCGCAAGATATTCGTCTGGAGTTCGGGCAGTATCGGTTCGAAGGGCCGGCAGGTTTCGACAATGTCGATATTTCTTACCAGGCAGGAAAGGCCAATATCGAGGTGCAAGACGGCAAAATCCATGTCAATGCTCGCGTGAATCCTCCAGTTCACGAATACACGCGTGGAAAATTAGATATCTATATGCAACAATACAATAAAGTGGAGTTTACTCCCCCGCCGCCGCAGATTGACGTGACGGTGTAA
- the flgK gene encoding flagellar hook-associated protein FlgK, whose product MRSTFGGLEIAKRSLFAHQTALTTTGHNIANANTKGFTRQVVNMVAARPLENIGLMRSTIPGQHGQSVEVHSITRIRESFLDKQFYNENKSLGQWQTRVDTLEKLEAIINEPSDTGMRQVLDNFWNSWQELSMAPDNLEARAIVKESALALADAFNHAAKQLSDLKADLTDNIDVKVTEVNTLLEQVATLNQEIYRIEGFGNNANDLRDQRDNLVDQLSKVINVTVVEEDRGYTVRMGEQMLVNGNGSTPFTLAMATGNYAQDGTGNLNNGELFGLYYSREKLVTDYQNQLDALVTTLAANVNAVHSQGYTLKHPVTMGEDVFVFAALDPDDPTPPSFAERLRVSSTITDDVENIAASGRTYDDNGITRVVRGNNEQALALAGLRNEKFSFDGGGIEKIILNGGTFDEFLRAVVGEMGVQTQEAQRQATNQQILVEQVESRRASVSGVSLDEEMSNMIKFQHAYNAAARALTTYDEMLDKVINSMGVVGR is encoded by the coding sequence ATGCGTTCCACGTTCGGGGGCCTCGAGATCGCCAAGCGGAGCTTGTTCGCGCACCAGACGGCACTGACGACGACCGGGCACAATATCGCCAACGCCAACACGAAGGGGTTTACGCGTCAAGTCGTGAATATGGTCGCGGCCCGACCGCTCGAGAATATCGGTCTGATGCGGAGCACGATTCCCGGACAGCACGGCCAGAGCGTCGAGGTACACTCGATCACCCGGATCCGGGAATCTTTCTTGGACAAGCAGTTTTACAACGAAAATAAGAGTCTAGGGCAATGGCAGACGCGCGTGGATACGTTGGAGAAGCTGGAAGCGATCATTAACGAGCCGTCCGACACCGGGATGCGGCAAGTACTCGATAATTTCTGGAACTCCTGGCAGGAGCTCAGCATGGCGCCGGACAATCTGGAAGCGCGCGCCATCGTGAAGGAAAGCGCGTTGGCGTTGGCGGACGCGTTCAACCATGCCGCGAAGCAGCTCAGCGACCTGAAGGCGGATCTGACAGACAACATCGACGTGAAGGTCACCGAGGTCAACACGCTGCTCGAACAAGTGGCGACGCTGAACCAGGAGATTTACCGGATCGAGGGCTTCGGTAATAACGCGAACGATCTTCGCGATCAACGGGACAACTTGGTGGATCAGCTATCCAAGGTCATCAACGTAACGGTCGTCGAAGAGGATCGGGGATATACGGTTCGAATGGGCGAGCAGATGCTCGTGAACGGGAACGGGTCGACGCCGTTCACGCTGGCGATGGCCACCGGTAATTATGCACAAGACGGCACGGGCAACCTGAACAATGGGGAGTTGTTCGGATTATATTATTCCCGGGAGAAGCTCGTAACGGATTATCAGAACCAACTGGATGCGTTGGTGACAACGTTAGCCGCCAACGTGAACGCGGTGCATAGCCAAGGGTACACGCTGAAGCATCCGGTTACGATGGGCGAGGACGTCTTCGTCTTCGCGGCGCTGGATCCGGACGATCCTACGCCTCCGTCGTTCGCCGAGCGGCTTCGCGTGAGCTCGACGATTACGGACGACGTCGAAAATATCGCGGCGTCGGGACGGACGTACGACGACAATGGGATCACGCGCGTTGTTCGAGGGAACAACGAACAGGCCCTCGCGCTTGCGGGACTTCGCAACGAGAAGTTCAGTTTCGACGGCGGCGGCATCGAGAAGATCATTCTGAACGGCGGAACGTTCGATGAATTCCTTCGCGCCGTCGTCGGCGAGATGGGCGTTCAGACACAGGAAGCGCAGCGTCAAGCGACAAACCAGCAAATTCTCGTCGAGCAGGTTGAATCTCGACGTGCGTCCGTCAGCGGTGTGTCTCTCGACGAGGAGATGTCCAATATGATCAAGTTCCAGCACGCCTACAATGCAGCCGCACGAGCGTTAACGACGTACGACGAGATGCTTGACAAAGTTATCAACAGCATGGGCGTCGTCGGCCGTTAA
- a CDS encoding flagellar protein FlgN yields MSVQRLIAALEKLKDIHEELIELADRKREALVRNVVEEVSMIAGKENKLVRAIEEQLQEQTDATNGFFRAKGFQPTRAVTVTELSRMVTDPKEKEALLAARDRLSDTVAFLKKKNDLNQQLIEQSLAFINYSIDLVIGPDEEPMYRNPNQQQYSGAKRPGYFDSKA; encoded by the coding sequence ATGTCCGTACAGCGATTGATCGCTGCGCTGGAGAAGCTGAAGGATATTCATGAAGAACTGATCGAGCTGGCCGACCGGAAGCGGGAAGCGCTCGTGCGGAACGTCGTCGAGGAGGTTTCGATGATCGCCGGCAAGGAGAATAAGCTCGTGCGCGCGATCGAAGAGCAGCTTCAGGAACAGACGGACGCGACGAACGGCTTCTTCCGGGCCAAGGGCTTCCAACCGACGCGCGCGGTGACGGTGACGGAGCTGTCCCGCATGGTGACGGATCCGAAGGAGAAGGAAGCGCTGCTCGCCGCCCGGGACCGGCTGTCGGACACGGTGGCCTTCTTGAAGAAGAAGAACGACCTGAATCAACAGTTGATCGAGCAATCGCTCGCTTTCATAAATTATTCGATCGATCTCGTGATCGGTCCGGACGAAGAGCCGATGTACCGTAACCCGAATCAGCAGCAGTATTCAGGGGCGAAGCGGCCCGGTTATTTCGATTCGAAGGCGTAA
- the fliW gene encoding flagellar assembly protein FliW: MSIVIDSPVLGSINVEQGDIYSFPRGVPGFEDNKQFVIVQPEPGAPFAYLQSTESPDLVLLVTNPFLFYPSYDFELPDQVAEELGIEAKEDVEVWCVVTVPEQMERASVNLLAPIIVNVNARTGRQTILTNTPYATKHPLFPGATDEQRPAGGDGDAGTHP; this comes from the coding sequence ATGAGTATTGTCATTGATTCGCCCGTGCTCGGATCCATTAACGTCGAGCAGGGCGATATTTATTCGTTTCCGCGCGGGGTTCCGGGATTTGAAGACAACAAGCAGTTTGTAATCGTCCAGCCGGAGCCAGGCGCGCCGTTCGCGTATTTGCAATCGACGGAAAGCCCCGATCTCGTGCTGCTCGTAACGAATCCGTTTTTGTTTTATCCGTCGTACGACTTCGAGTTGCCCGATCAGGTGGCGGAGGAGCTCGGCATTGAAGCGAAAGAGGATGTCGAGGTGTGGTGCGTCGTCACCGTTCCGGAGCAGATGGAGCGGGCGAGCGTGAATCTGCTTGCGCCGATCATTGTGAACGTGAACGCGCGAACCGGCCGGCAGACGATATTGACGAATACGCCGTACGCGACGAAGCATCCGCTGTTTCCTGGTGCAACGGACGAACAGCGGCCTGCGGGAGGTGACGGCGATGCTGGTACTCACCCGTAA
- a CDS encoding acylneuraminate cytidylyltransferase family protein — MIGEAKVLALIPARGGSKGVPRKNIVDVAGKPLIAYTIDAAARSKYIDRIVISTDDRDILDVAVACGAEAPFVRPAELARDDTPGVAPVLHAVQELPGYDYVVLLQPTSPLRSVEDIDRCIELAVERQADHCVSVVETDKSPFWMYALSDQGGMTPLLEPSDVPRQKLPKTYVLNGAVYVSRIETLVRLGSFLKGKVFGYAMPKSRSLDIDTPEDVEYLHWTLTRTTADS; from the coding sequence ATGATCGGCGAAGCCAAGGTACTGGCCCTCATTCCGGCCCGGGGTGGCTCGAAAGGGGTCCCTCGCAAAAACATCGTCGACGTGGCGGGCAAGCCGTTGATCGCCTATACGATCGACGCGGCGGCACGGTCGAAATATATCGACCGCATCGTGATCAGCACCGATGATCGGGACATTCTCGATGTCGCTGTCGCCTGCGGCGCGGAGGCGCCTTTCGTTCGTCCCGCCGAATTGGCAAGAGACGATACACCGGGCGTAGCTCCCGTCTTACATGCCGTACAGGAGCTCCCAGGTTATGATTACGTCGTTCTGCTGCAACCGACCTCGCCGCTCCGTTCCGTAGAGGATATCGATCGATGCATCGAGTTGGCCGTCGAACGGCAAGCCGATCACTGCGTCAGCGTGGTCGAGACGGATAAGAGCCCTTTTTGGATGTACGCTTTATCCGATCAAGGCGGCATGACGCCGCTGTTGGAGCCTTCGGACGTCCCCCGGCAGAAGCTTCCCAAAACCTATGTGCTGAACGGGGCGGTTTACGTCTCCAGGATCGAAACGCTCGTCCGGTTAGGCTCCTTCTTGAAGGGGAAGGTATTCGGGTATGCCATGCCGAAATCCCGCTCTTTAGATATCGATACGCCGGAGGATGTAGAATACTTGCACTGGACCTTAACACGAACAACGGCCGACTCGTAA
- a CDS encoding DEAD/DEAH box helicase, with the protein MRAVVYGVEVDPAVGGGGWRWCVSVALEADAAWWSAAGARRLYVLGSGGSRRLSLGQAAELRAGLEASRRRFGSAAVPGGSWVGVEELCAGWALDRGEYERWTSRLAGRLLLREELEAMDGLPEDWVRFVQWGALMGRLRIRHGVERMREASALARLAGRLEGMGVHGLRVRGGDRWEGYRCVRCGSEGRSLLPVSECALCGGPCPYCEACLGMGRVRYCALLVQGVAAGVEFAAAGALGGSGVRARWGLSSAQADAAGEALRFLERPGGGKFLLWAVTGAGKTEMMFPLVERALAVGGRALVATPRKDVVLELMPRVKAAFPEARVVTLYGGSEERWEAGAITIATTHQLFRFREAFDLVVLDEIDAFPYHGDPQLTYAAEGACRHDGKFVLLSATPPTELRRAASRGKLPHAKVCVRFHGRPLPVPQRLGVPPLRRWADSALPRSLREAVEVSLRRGAQLFVFVPWIAAIPGVVRLLEGAFPDVPIGGTSSKDEERGEKVLSFRGRELRIIVTTTILERGVTVPRTDVFILDAHSGLFDGASLVQMAGRAGRKAEDPSGNVYFCSAEWTKSQKEAIRDIKAMNDLARKRGYLFP; encoded by the coding sequence ATGCGGGCGGTCGTGTACGGGGTCGAAGTCGATCCGGCAGTTGGGGGCGGCGGTTGGCGGTGGTGCGTCAGCGTGGCGCTCGAGGCGGATGCGGCGTGGTGGTCGGCGGCGGGCGCGAGGCGGTTGTATGTGTTGGGGAGCGGCGGGTCGCGGCGGCTCTCGCTGGGGCAAGCCGCGGAGCTGCGGGCGGGGTTGGAGGCGTCGCGGAGACGCTTCGGTTCCGCGGCCGTGCCTGGGGGCTCTTGGGTCGGCGTCGAGGAGCTCTGCGCAGGATGGGCGTTGGATCGGGGGGAGTACGAGCGATGGACGAGCCGTCTCGCGGGACGGCTGCTGCTCCGCGAGGAGCTTGAAGCGATGGACGGCTTGCCCGAGGACTGGGTGCGTTTCGTGCAGTGGGGCGCGCTGATGGGGCGGCTGCGGATTCGGCATGGCGTGGAGCGGATGCGGGAGGCGTCGGCGTTAGCCCGGTTGGCGGGACGGCTGGAGGGTATGGGCGTTCACGGTCTTCGCGTGCGTGGCGGGGACCGATGGGAAGGGTATCGCTGCGTTCGTTGCGGGAGCGAAGGCCGGTCCTTGCTGCCGGTGTCCGAGTGCGCCTTGTGCGGCGGTCCGTGCCCGTACTGCGAGGCTTGTCTCGGGATGGGCCGGGTTCGGTATTGCGCGCTGCTGGTGCAGGGCGTCGCGGCGGGCGTGGAGTTCGCTGCCGCCGGAGCGTTGGGCGGTTCAGGCGTGCGCGCTCGTTGGGGGCTTAGCTCCGCTCAAGCGGACGCCGCGGGGGAGGCGCTGCGGTTCCTGGAACGTCCCGGGGGCGGAAAGTTTCTGCTCTGGGCGGTGACGGGAGCGGGAAAGACGGAGATGATGTTCCCGTTGGTAGAGCGCGCGCTGGCGGTCGGGGGGCGCGCGTTGGTCGCAACGCCGCGGAAGGACGTCGTGCTGGAGCTGATGCCGCGAGTGAAGGCGGCGTTTCCCGAGGCGCGCGTCGTGACGTTGTACGGAGGAAGCGAGGAACGCTGGGAGGCGGGGGCGATCACGATCGCGACGACGCATCAGCTGTTTCGCTTCCGCGAGGCGTTCGACCTGGTCGTACTGGACGAGATCGACGCGTTCCCGTATCACGGCGATCCGCAGCTGACGTACGCCGCCGAGGGGGCTTGCCGCCACGACGGCAAGTTCGTGCTGCTGTCGGCGACGCCGCCGACGGAGCTGCGCCGCGCCGCGTCACGCGGGAAGCTGCCGCACGCGAAGGTGTGCGTGCGGTTTCACGGGCGGCCGCTGCCGGTTCCGCAGCGATTAGGGGTGCCGCCCCTACGGCGGTGGGCGGACAGCGCGCTGCCTCGATCGCTTCGCGAGGCGGTGGAGGTTTCGCTGCGCCGGGGCGCGCAGCTGTTCGTCTTCGTGCCGTGGATCGCGGCGATTCCGGGGGTGGTGCGCCTGCTCGAAGGCGCCTTCCCGGACGTGCCGATCGGAGGCACGTCGTCGAAGGACGAGGAACGCGGCGAGAAGGTGCTGTCGTTCCGCGGCCGGGAGCTGCGGATCATCGTGACGACGACGATTCTGGAACGTGGCGTGACGGTGCCGAGGACGGATGTGTTCATCTTGGACGCGCATAGCGGATTGTTCGACGGCGCGTCGCTCGTGCAGATGGCCGGGCGCGCCGGTCGGAAAGCGGAGGACCCGAGCGGGAACGTATACTTCTGTTCGGCGGAGTGGACGAAATCCCAGAAGGAGGCGATCCGCGACATTAAGGCGATGAACGACTTGGCGCGGAAGCGGGGGTATTTGTTTCCATGA
- a CDS encoding response regulator — protein sequence MAERTNPISEVRIVLADDHSLFREGLKRILNMEPGLRVVAECGDGEAVLGLCRELHPDVVLLDINMPIASGVEATEALYKEMPGVKVIILSIHDDESYVFETLRKGASGYLLKDMETETLIEAIRTVVAGHAYIHPRVTGKLINQIRRMTETDAELETAATSMADIGGQTVGVRFIHTDDNPLTKREAEVLRLMSEGKSNRSIGDFLFISEKTVKNHVSSILQKMHVDDRTQAVIIAIKNGWVTL from the coding sequence ATGGCTGAGCGTACGAATCCGATATCCGAGGTTAGAATCGTATTGGCGGACGACCACTCGTTGTTTCGCGAAGGATTGAAACGGATTTTGAATATGGAACCGGGGTTGCGGGTCGTCGCGGAATGCGGGGACGGCGAAGCGGTTCTCGGGCTGTGCCGGGAGCTGCATCCGGACGTGGTGCTGCTCGATATCAACATGCCGATCGCAAGCGGCGTGGAAGCGACGGAAGCGTTGTATAAGGAAATGCCGGGCGTGAAGGTCATCATCTTGTCCATTCACGACGACGAGAGCTACGTGTTCGAGACGCTGCGCAAAGGCGCTTCGGGCTACTTGCTGAAGGATATGGAGACGGAAACGTTGATCGAAGCGATCCGTACGGTGGTCGCCGGCCATGCGTACATTCATCCGCGGGTGACGGGCAAGCTGATCAACCAAATCCGCCGCATGACCGAGACGGACGCGGAGCTCGAGACGGCGGCGACGTCGATGGCCGATATCGGTGGACAGACGGTCGGCGTGCGGTTCATTCATACCGACGACAATCCGCTCACGAAGCGGGAGGCGGAGGTACTGCGGCTCATGTCCGAGGGCAAGAGCAACCGGTCGATCGGCGACTTCCTGTTCATTAGCGAGAAGACGGTCAAGAACCATGTCAGCAGCATTTTACAGAAAATGCACGTGGACGACCGGACGCAAGCGGTCATTATCGCGATCAAGAACGGCTGGGTGACGTTGTAA